From Canis lupus baileyi chromosome 16, mCanLup2.hap1, whole genome shotgun sequence, a single genomic window includes:
- the ABCC3 gene encoding ATP-binding cassette sub-family C member 3 isoform X3 gives MDALCGSKFWDSNLSVHTDNPDLTPCFQNSLLAWVPCIYLWAALPCYLFYLQRHNRGYIVLSHLSRLKTALGVLLWCVSWAELFYSFHGLVHGWAPAPISFVTPLLVGVTMLLATLLIQYERLRGVQSSGVLIIFWFLCVVCAIVPFRSKILAATAKGEVSDPFHFTTFYIYFALVLFALILSCFREKPPFFSPQNVDPNPCPEVSAGFLSRLSFWWFTKMAILGYQRPLEEQDLWSLKEDDCSQKVVNRLLEAWKKLQKQAVGHEAAAASGKKASGEDEVLLGGQPRSQQPSFLWALLATFGPSILISMCFKVVQDLLSFINPQLLSILIRFISNPTAPTWWGFLVAGLMFLCSMAQTLVLHQYFHCIFEMALRLRTAITGVIYRKALVITNSAKRESTVGEIVNLMSVDAQRFMDLAPFLNLVWSAPLQIILAIYFLWQNLGPSILAGVAFMVLLIPLNGAVAVKMRAFQVEQMKFKDSRIKLMSEILGGIKVLKLYAWEPSFLEKVEGIREDELRLLRKSAYLQAISTFTWVCTPFLVTLTTLGVYVSVDQNNVLDAEKAFVSVSLFNLLKIPLNMLPQLISNLIQTSVSLKRIQHFLSQDELDLQCVERKTITPGYAVTIDNGTFTWAPDLPPTLHSLDIQVPKGALVAVVGPVGCGKSSLVSALLGEMEKLEGTVCVKGSVAYVPQGAWIQNCTLQENILFGQALDPKRYQQALKTCALLADLEMLPGGDQTEIGEKGINLSGGQRQRVSLARAVYSEADLFLLDDPLSAVDSHVAKHIFDQVIGPEGVLAGKTRVLVTHSISFLPQMDFIIVLADGQVSEVGSYPALLQRNGSFANFLSNYAPDENEENMKDNRTALEDVEDQEVMLIEDTLSNHTDLTDNEPVMYEVQKQFMRQLSVMSSEGEGQGWPVPRRCLGSAGKEVHTAEAKASGALIQEEKAEMGTVKLSVFWDYAKAMGLYSTVAICLLYPGQSAASIGANVWLSAWTNEAMTESQQNNTSMRLGVYAALGILQGLLVMLSAITLTVGSVQAARFLHQALLHNKMRSPQSFFDTTPSGRILNRFSKDIYVIDEVLAPTILMLLNSFYNSVATLVVIVASTPLFTVVALPLAVFYVLVQRGRDIGRGRSRFPMQSRMRDLIPSEPEADAQPLNHPGALPPCPATYF, from the exons GACTCCAATCTGTCTGTGCACACCGACAACCCGGACCTCACTCCCTGCTTCCAGAACTCCTTGCTGGCCTGGGTTCCCTGCATCTACCTGTGGGCCGCCCTGCCCTGCTACTTGTTCTACCTGCAGCGCCATAACCGAGGCTACATTGTCCTCTCCCACCTCTCCAGACTCAAGACG GCCTTGGGCGTCCTGCTGTGGTGTGTCTCCTGGGCTGAACTCTTCTACTCCTTCCATGGCCTGGTCCACGGCTGggcccctgcccccatctcctTTGTCACCCCCTTGTTGGTGGGGGTCACCATG CTATTGGCTACCCTGCTGATCCAATATGAGCGGCTGCGGGGGGTACAGTCCTCGGGGGTCCTCATCATCTTCTGGTTTCTGTGTGTGGTCTGTGCCATCGTCCCCTTCCGCTCCAAGATCCTTGCAGCCACGGCAAAg GGCGAGGTCTCAGACCCCTTCCACTTCACCACCTTCTACATCTACTTCGCCCTGGTGCTCTTTGCTCTCATCCTGTCCTGCTTCCGGGAGAAGCCACCATTTTTCTCCCCACAGAATGTCGACCCT AATCCCTGCCCAGAAGTCAGCGCTGGCTTCCTCTCCCGCCTGTCTTTCTGGTGGTTCACAAA GATGGCCATCCTTGGCTACCAGCGCCCCCTGGAGGAGCAGGACCTCTGGTCTCTGAAAGAGGACGACTGCTCTCAGAAGGTGGTGAACAGGCTACTGGAAGCATGGAAGAAGCTTCAGAAGCAGGCAGTGGG GCATGAGGCGGCGGCGGCCTCTGGGAAGAAAGCATCCGGTGAGGATGAGGTGCTGCTGGGGGGCCAGCCCAGGTCCCAGCAGCCCTCCTTCCTGTGGGCCCTACTGGCTACCTTTGGTCCCAGCATCCTCATCAGCATGTGCTTCAAGGTGGTCCAGGATCTGCTCTCCTTCATCAATCCACAACTGCTCAG CATCCTGATCAGGTTTATATCAAACCCCACGGCCCCCACCTGGTGGGGCTTCCTGGTGGCTGGGCTGATGTTTCTGTGCTCCATGGCGCAGACTCTGGTCTTACACCAGTATTTCCACTGCATCTTTGAGATGGCGTTGAGACTTCGTACGGCCATCACAGGTGTCATCTATAGGAAG GCTCTGGTTATCACCAATTCAGCCAAACGTGAGTCCACCGTGGGAGAAATTGTCAACCTCATGTCTGTGGACGCCCAGCGCTTCATGGACCTTGCTCCCTTCCTCAACCTGGTGTGGTCCGCACCCCTGCAGATCATCCTGGCGATCTACTTCCTCTGGCAG AACCTGGGTCCCTCCATCTTGGCTGGGGTGGCTTTCATGGTCTTGCTGATCCCACTCAATGGAGCTGTGGCCGTGAAGATGCGTGCTTTCCAG GTAGAACAAATGAAGTTCAAGGACTCGCGCATCAAGCTGATGAGTGAGATCCTGGGTGGCATCAAAGTGCTAAAGCTGTATGCCTGGGAGCCCAGTTTCTTGGAGAAGGTGGAGGGTATCCGGGAGGATGAGCTCCGACTGCTGCGCAAGTCTGCCTACCTCCAAGCCATATCCACCTTCACCTGGGTCTGCACCCCCTTCCTG gTGACCCTGACCACCCTTGGTGTATACGTGTCCGTGGACCAAAACAACGTGCTAGATGCTGAGAAGGCCTTTGTGTCCGTGTCCCTGTTCAATCTTTTAAAGATTCCCCTCAACATGCTGCCCCAGTTAATCAGCAACCTGATCCAG ACCAGCGTGTCTCTGAAACGGATCCAGCATTTCCTGAGCCAAGATGAGCTTGATCTCCAGTGTGTGGAAAGAAAGACCATCACCCCAG GCTATGCTGTCACCATAGACAATGGAACGTTCACCTGGGCCCCGGACCTGCCCCCTACCCTGCACAG CCTAGATATCCAGGTGCCAAAAGGGGCACTGGTGGCCGTGGTGGGGCCTGTGGGCTGTGGGAAGTCCTCCCTGGTGTCTGCCCTGCTGGGagagatggagaaactggaagGCACAGTGTGTGTGAAG GGCTCCGTGGCCTATGTGCCTCAAGGGGCATGGATCCAGAACTGTACTCTTCAGGAGAACATACTGTTTGGCCAAGCTCTGGACCCCAAGCGCTACCAACAGGCTCTGAAAACGTGTGCCTTGCTAGCTGACCTGGAGATGctgcccggtggggaccagacaGAGATTGGAGAGAAG GGCATTAACCTGTCTGGGGGCCAGCGACAGCGGGTCAGTCTGGCCCGAGCTGTTTACAGTGAAGCTGATCTTTTTTTGCTGGATGACCCCCTGTCAGCTGTGGACTCTCATGTGGCCAAGCATATCTTTGACCAAGTCATTGGGCCAGAAGGTGTGCTGGCAGGCAAG ACACGGGTGCTGGTGACACACAGCATCAGCTTCCTGCCCCAGATGGACTTCATCATAGTGCTGGCTGACGGGCAGGTTTCTGAGGTGGGCTCCTACCCAGCCCTGCTGCAGCGCAATGGCTCCTTTGCCAACTTCCTCTCCAACTATGCTCCTGATGAGAACGAGGAGAACATGAAGGACAACAGAACTG CCTTGGAGGACGTGGAGGATCAGGAGGTGATGCTGATTGAAGACACGCTGAGCAATCACACAGACCTGACGGATAACGAGCCAGTCATGTATGAGGTCCAGAAGCAGTTTATGAG ACAGCTGAGTGTCATGTCCTCGGAAGGCGAGGGCCAGGGCTGGCCTGTTCCCCGGAGATGCCTGGGTTCAGCAGGGAAGGAAGTGCATACAGCAGAGGCGAAGGCGAGCGGGGCGCTGATCCAGGAGGAAAAGGCAGAGATGGGCACT GTGAAGCTGAGTGTATTCTGGGATTACGCCAAGGCCATGGGGCTCTATAGCACAGTGGCCATCTGTCTTCTATACCCGGGTCAAAGTGCGGCTTCCATTGGGGCCAACGTGTGGCTCAGTGCCTGGACCAATGAGGCTATGACGGAGAGCCAACAGAATAACACCTCCATGAGGCTGGGTGTCTACGCTGCCTTGGGAATTCTGCAAG GGCTTCTGGTGATGCTGTCAGCCATCACGCTGACGGTGGGCAGCGTCCAGGCTGCGCGCTTCCTTCACCAGGCGCTGCTGCACAACAAGATGCGCTCGCCACAGTCCTTCTTCGATACGACGCCCTCAGGCCGGATCCTCAACCGTTTCTCCAAGGACATCTACGTCATTGATGAGGTTCTGGCCCCCACTATCCTCATGCTGCTGAATTCCTTCTACAACTCCGTCGCCACCCTCGTGGTCATCGTGGCCAGCACGCCGCTCTTCACAGTGGTCGCCCTGCCCCTGGCCGTCTTCTATGTCTTGGTGCAG agaggcagagacataggcagagggagaagcaggttccccatgcaGAGCcggatgcgagacttgatcccatctgaaccagaggcagatgctcaaccactgaaccacccaggtgccctccccccctgccccgccacctatttttaa